The following are from one region of the Salvelinus fontinalis isolate EN_2023a chromosome 5, ASM2944872v1, whole genome shotgun sequence genome:
- the LOC129856120 gene encoding mucin-2-like, with product MYWKILTAVLCFYAVVPVRVSPTTEAPITTIDALSTTTAANTTTTAAPTTTIAANTTTTDAPTTTTAANTTTTAAPTTTIAANTTTTDAPTTTTAANTTTTAANTTTTAANTKTTGTATTTAADNTTTTAVPTTATAANTTTTAAKTTNTAANTITTAANITTTAVHTTTTAANITTTAVHTTTTAANDTTKAANTTTPAAPTTTTADNITTTAVHTTTTAANDTTKAANSTSPAAPTTTIAANTTTTDAPTTTTAANTTTTAAPTTTIAANTTTTDAPTSATAANTTTTAANTTTTAANTTTTGTATTIAADNTTTTAVSTTATAANTTTTAAKTTNTAANTITTAANITTTAVHTTTTAVHTTTTAANITTTAVHTTTTAANDTTKAANTTTPAAPTTTTADNITTTAVHTTTTAANDTTKAANSTSPAAPTTTIAAPTTTTAANTTTTAAPTTTTAAPTTTIAANTTTTDAPTTTKAANTTTTAANTTTTAANTTTTGTPTTTAADNTTTIADNTTTTAVPTAATAANTTTTAAKTTNTAANTITTAANITTTAVHTTTTAIHTTTTAANTSTPAAPTTTTVANTTTKAVQTPTPAANTTTTGAPRTTAADNTTSIAVPTTTTAANTTTTGAPTTTAADNTTSTAVPTTATAANTTTTAAKTTNTATNTITTAAKTTTTAANITTTGVHTTTPSAPTPTTAANTTITAAPTTTTAVPTTATGDNITTTAAKITNTAVHTTTTAVNDTTKAANTTTPAALKTTTAANATTPAATTTTTAVPTTATADNITTTAAKTTTAAVHTTTTAASNTTEAANATTPAAPTTTTAANTTTTAVNTTTTGAPTTTAADNTTTIAANTTTTAVPTTATAANSTNKAANTTTTAANITTTAVHTTITAANITTTAVHTTTTAANITTTPVHTTTTAANDTPKAANTTTQAAPTQTTAANTTTTAAPTTTTVVPTTATADNITTTAAKFTTTAVHTTTTAANDTTKSAITTTPAAPTTTTAANTTTRAVPKTATADNITTTAAKTTTAAVHLTTTAASNTTEAANTTTTAASNTTEAANTTTPAAPTTTTAANIKTTAVQTTTTATNTTTKAANITTTAVYTTTTAANNTTKAANTTATAANTTTTAAKTTNTATNTITTAANTTATAANINNTAVHTTTTAANITTTAVHTTTTAVNITTTAAKTTTAAVHTTTTAASNTTEAANATTPAAPTTTTAANTTTTGAPTTTAADNTTTIAANTTTTAVPTTATAANSTNKAANTTTTAANITTTAVHTTITAANITTTAVHTTTTAANITTTPVHTTTTAANDTPKAANTTTQAAPTQTTAANTTTTAAPTTTTVVPTTATADNITTTAAKFTTTAVHTTTTAAIDTTKSAITTTPAAPTTTTAANTTTRAVPKTATADNITTTAAKTTTAAVHLTTTAASNTIEAANTTTTAASNTIEAANTTTPAAPTTTTDANIKTTAIEPFYRKVFRSFIQLFVLRFRRGSIITDCRMEFGLTGNGTAPTANLVKDVLVAAVNSGAIGIRVNASSIVVSGMDA from the exons ATGTATTGGAAGATTTTGACAGCAGTCCTCTGCTTCTATGCAGTTGTCCCTG TCCGAGTGTCTCCAACAACAGAAGCTCCCATCACAACTATAGATGCCCtatcaacaaccacagctgccaacactacaaccacagctgcccccacaacaaccatagctgccaacactacaaccacagatgcccccacaacaaccacagctgccaacactacaaccacagctgcccccacaacaaccatagctgccaacactacaaccacagatgcccccacaacaaccacagctgccaacaccacaaccacagctgccaacactacaaccacagctgccaacactaAAACCACAGGCACAGCAACGACAACCGCAgctgacaacaccacaacaacagctGTCCCAACAACAGccacagctgccaacactacaaccacagctgccaaaaCCACAAACACAGCTGCCAACACTATTACCACAGCTGCCAACATTACAACCACAGCTGtccacactacaaccacagctgccaacaTTACAACCACAGCTGTccacacaacaaccacagctgccaacGATACAACCAAAGCTgccaacactacaacaccagctgcccctacgacaaccacagctgacaacatcacaaccacagctgtccacacaacaaccacagctgccaatGATACAACCAAAGCTGCCAACAGTACATCCCCAGctgcccccacaacaaccatagctgccaacactacaaccacagatgcccccacaacaaccacagctgccaacactacaaccacagctgcccccacaacaaccatagctgccaacactacaaccaCAGATGCCCCCACATCAGCCACAGCTGCCAACAccacaaccacagctgccaacactacaaccacagctgccaacactacaaccaCAGGCACAGCAACGACAATCGCAgctgacaacaccacaacaacagctGTCTCAACAACAGccacagctgccaacactacaaccacagctgccaaaaCCACAAACACAGCTGCCAACACTATTACCACAGCTGCCAACATTACAACCACAGCTGtccacactacaaccacagctgtccacactacaaccacagctgccaacaTTACAACCACAGCTGTccacacaacaaccacagctgccaacGATACAACCAAAGCTgccaacactacaacaccagctgcccctacgacaaccacagctgacaacatcacaaccacagctgtccacacaacaaccacagctgccaatGATACAACCAAAGCTGCCAACAGTACATCCCCAGctgcccccacaacaaccatagctgcccccacaacaaccacagctgccaacactacaaccacagctgcccccacaacaaccacagctgcccccACTACAACCATAgctgccaacactacaaccaCAGATGCCCCCACAACAACCAAAGCTGCCAACAccacaaccacagctgccaacactacaaccacagctgccaacactacaaccaCAGGCACACCAACAACAACCGCAGCTGACAACACCACAACCATAgctgacaacaccacaacaacagctgtcccaacagcagccacagctgccaacactacaaccacagctgccaaaaCCACAAACACAGCTGCCAACACTATTACCACAGCTGCCAACATTACAACCACAGCTGtccacactacaaccacagctatccacactacaaccacagctgccaacactTCAACCCCAGCtgcccccacaacaaccacagttgccaACACTACAACCAAAGCTGTCCAAACACCAACCCCAGCTGCCAACACTACAACGACAGGCGCACCAAGAACAACCGCAGCTGACAACACCACATCAATTGCTGtcccaacaacaaccacagctgccaacactacaaccaCAGGCGCACCAACAACAACCGCAGCTGACAACACCACATCAACTGCTGTCCCAACAACAGccacagctgccaacactacaaccacagctgccaaaaCCACAAACACAGCTACCAACACTATTACCACAGCTGCcaaaactacaaccacagctgctaaCATTACAACCACAGGTGTCCACACTACAACCCCATCTGCCCCAACACcaaccacagctgccaacactacAATCACAGCtgcacccacaacaaccacagctgtccCCACAACAGCCACAGGTGACAACATTACAACCACAGCTGCTAAAATTACAAACACAGCTGTccacacaacaaccacagctgtcaACGATACAACCAAAGCTGCCAACACTACAACCCCAGCTGCCCTcaaaacaaccacagctgccaacGCTACAACcccagctgccaccacaacaaccacagctgtccCCACAACAGCCACAGCTGACAACATCACAACCACAGCTGCTAAAACTACAACCGCAGCTGtccacacaacaacaacagctgccAGCAATACAACCGAAGCTGCCAACGCTACAACCCCAGCTGCCCCCACAACAACTACAGctgccaacactacaacaacagcTGTCAACACTACAACCACAGGCGCACCAACAACAACCGCAGCTGACAACACCACAACCATAGCtgccaacaccacaacaacagctGTCCCAACAACAGCCACAGCTGCCAACAGCACAAACAAAgctgccaacactacaaccacagctgccaacaTTACAACCACAGCTGTCCACACCACAATCACAGCTGCCAACATTACAACCACAGCTGtccacactacaaccacagctgccaacaTTACAACCACACCTGTccacacaacaaccacagctgccaacGATACGCCCAAAGCTGCCAACACTACAACCCAAGCTGCCCCTACACAAACCACAGCTGCcaacacaacaaccacagctgcccccacaacaaccacagtcgTTCCCACAACAGCCACAGCTGACAACATCACAACCACAGCTGCTAAATTTACAACCACAGCTGTccacacaacaaccacagctgccaacGATACAACCAAATCTGCCATCACTACAACCCCAGCtgcccccacaacaaccacagctgccaacactacaaccagAGCTGTCCCCAAAACAGCCACAGCTGACAACATCACAACCACAGCTGCTAAAACTACAACCGCAGCTGTCCActtaacaaccacagctgccagcAATACAACCGAAgctgccaacactacaaccacagctgccagCAATACAACCGAAGCTGCCAACACTACAACCCCAGCtgcccccacaacaaccacagctgccaacaTTAAAACCACAGCGGTCCAAACAACGACCACAGCTACCAACACTACAACAAAAGCTGCCAACATTACAACCACAGCTGTctacacaacaaccacagctgccaacaATACAACCAAAGCTGCCAACACTACAGccacagctgccaacactacaaccacagctgccaaaaCCACTAACACAGCTACCAACACTATTaccacagctgccaacactacAGCCACAGCTGCCAACATTAACAACACAGCTGTCCACAccacaaccacagctgccaacaTTACAACCACAGCTGtccacactacaaccacagctgtcaACATCACAACCACAGCTGCTAAAACTACAACCGCAGCTGtccacacaacaacaacagctgccAGCAATACAACCGAAGCTGCCAACGCTACAACCCCAGCTGCCCCCACAACAACTACAGctgccaacactacaacaacaggCGCACCAACAACAACCGCAGCTGACAACACCACAACCATAGCtgccaacaccacaacaacagctGTCCCAACAACAGCCACAGCTGCCAACAGCACAAACAAAgctgccaacactacaaccacagctgccaacaTTACAACCACAGCGGTCCACACTACAATCACAGCTGCCAACATTACAACCACAGCTGtccacactacaaccacagctgccaacaTTACAACCACACCTGTccacacaacaaccacagctgccaacGATACGCCCAAAGCTGCCAACACTACAACCCAAGCTGCCCCTACACAAACCACAGCTGCcaacacaacaaccacagctgcccccacaacaaccacagtcgTTCCCACAACAGCCACAGCTGACAACATCACAACCACAGCTGCTAAATTTACAACCACAGCTGTccacacaacaaccacagctgccatcGATACAACCAAATCTGCCATCACTACAACCCCAGCtgcccccacaacaaccacagctgccaacactacaaccagAGCTGTCCCCAAAACAGCCACAGCTGACAACATCACAACCACAGCTGCTAAAACTACAACCGCAGCTGTCCActtaacaaccacagctgccagcAATACAATCGAAgctgccaacactacaaccacagctgcaagCAATACAATCGAAGCTGCCAACACTACAACCCCAGCtgcccccacaacaaccacagatgcCAACATTAAAACCACAGCG